The sequence GCCGACACAGGTGGCCTTGAAGGATatagtaatgataataataataataataataataataataataataatagccagtgaagctgcttcagGATCGGGGAGATGTGGTGGGTAGAGGAAGTCCTAGTAATATtacgagcagcagagttctggacacgtTGGAGCTTGTTAATGGATTTTTGTGTAAGgccaaatacagggagtgcagaattattaggcaaatgagtattttgtccacatcatcctcttcatgcatgttgtcttactccaagctgtataggctcgaaaggtgtggtctaatgacatcaacaccctatatcaggtgtgcataattattaggcaacgtcctttcctttggcaaaatgggtcaaaagaaggacttgacaggctcagaaaagtcaaaaatagtgagatatcttgcagagggatgcagcagtctcaaaactgcaaagcttctgaagcgtgatcatcgaacaatcgtttcattcaaaatagtcaacacggtcgcaagaagcatgtggaaaaaccaaggcgcaaaataactgcccatgaactgagaaaagtcaagcgtgcagctgccaagatgccacttgccaccagtttggccatatttcagagctgcaacatcactggagtgcccaaaagcacaaggtgtgcaatactcagagacatggccaaggtaagaaaggctgaaagacgaccaccactgaacaagacacacaagctgaaacgtcaagactgggccaagaaatatctcaagactggtttttctaaggcagcacggtggcacggtggttagtactgttgccgcacagcaagaaggtcctgagttcaattccaccatcaggccggggtctttctgtgtggagtttgcatgttctccccgtgtttgcgtgggttctctccgggtactccggcttcctcccaccgtccaaagacatgcagcttgtggggataggttaattgattaatccaaattgtcactaggtgtgaatgtgcgagagaatgtgagtgtgaatggttgtctgtccctatgtgttagccctgcgacagactggcgacctgtccagggtgtaccccgcctttcgccctatgacagctgggataggctccagcgccccccgcgaccctgaaaaggataagcggaagtgaatggatggatggatggatggatggatggtttttctaaggttttatggactgatgaaatgagagtgagtcttgatgggccagatggatgggcccgtggctggattggtaaagggcagagagctccagtcccactcagacgccagcaaggtggaggtggagtactggtttgggctggtatcatcaaagatgagcttgtggggccttttcaggttgaggatggagtcaagctcaactcccagtcctactgccagtttctggaagacaccttcttcaagcagtggtacaggaagaagtctgcatccttcaagaaaaacatgattttcatgcaggacaatgctccatcacacgcgtccaagtactccacagcgtggctggcaagaaagggtataaaagaagaaaaactaatgacatggcctccttgttcacctgatctgaaccccattgagaacctgtggtccatcatcaaatgtgagatttacaaggagggaaaacagtacacctctctgaacagtgtctgggaggctgtggttgctgctgcacgcaatgttgatggtgaacagatcaaaacactgacagaatccatggatggcaggcttttgagtgtccttgcaaagaaaggtggctatattggtcgctgatttgtttttgttttgtttttgaatgtcagaaatgtatatttgtgaatgtggagatgttactTCCaagaacattcagctttgatattaatgagttttttgggttcattgagaacatggttgttgttcaataataaaattattcctcaaaaatacaacttgcctaataattctgcactccctgtaatagtgagttacagtaatcaattCGAGAGATAACAAGATTATGGACAAGAATGGCAGTGACATGAGGAGTGAGGAAAGGGCGGAGGCGATTGATGTTACGGAGTTGAAAATATGCTGCACGTGTTACATTATTGATATGTGAATTAAAGGATAATGTGCTATCAAGAATGACACCCAAGCttttcacagagggagagataggGACCAGCGAATTATTGATAGTGAGAGGAAAATCGTTAATTCTGGATAGCAATCGTTTAGTGCCGACCAGGAGAAGTTCTGATTTATTGCTGTTGAGTTTAAGGAAGTTGGAGGAGAACCAGGAATTGAGTTCTGCTAAGCAGAGGGTGAGGGAGGGTGGAGGAAGAGTAGAATCGGGTTTGGTAGAGAGgtaaagctgggtgtcatcggcatagcaGTGGAACTGAATGTTACATTTACGAAAAATGTGTCCGAGTGGAAGAAGGTAGATGATGAAAAGGAGGGGCCCGAGGACAGATCCCTGGGGCACCCCAGTAGATAGAGGAGAAGGCTGAGAAGTGAaggattttaattgaatgaactGAGTGCGGTCAGACGGGTATGATTTAAACAAGGCTAATGGAGTGTGAGAGAGACCAATAGAAGCTAATCTGCTAAGGAGAATGGGATGAGAGATGGTGTCAAAGGCTGCACTCAGATCAAGGAGAAtaaggatggagaggagaccagaatcagctgcCATGAGAAGAtcgtttgtatttttataagaGAAGTTTCGGTGCTATGCAGAGGACGGaaaccagactggaactgtTTGTAAAGGTTATTATCAGTGAGGTGTAGATGGACTTGTGAAGCAACTattttttcaagaatttttgagaGGAATGGTAGATTGGAGATAGGACGGAAATTGTTAAAGTTGTTGGGATCTAGACCTGTTTTTTTCAGGATTGGGGTGATGGCGGCAACTTTGAAAGAAGCAGGAACAGTTCCAGTGGTGAGTGAAGAGTGAATAATAGCAGATATGAGGGGAAGGAGAGGGGGTAGACAGGCTTTGACAAGGACAGTGGGGATAGGATCAAGCTGGCAGGTACAAGGCTTTGATTTGTGGATGAGATCAGCGATATCAGTTAAAGACGGAAGTTGAAAAACAGAGGAAGTGAGAAGGGGTGGAGTTAAGACAGAGGAGCATTAGGGACCAAGTCTACGTGtattttatggtaaatggtaaatggcctgtatttatatagcgctttactagtccctaaggaccccaaagcgctttacatatccagtcatccacccattcacgcacacattcacacactggtgatggcaagctacattgtagccacagccaccctggggcgcactgacagaggcgaggctgccggacactggcgccaccgggccctctgaccaccaccaataggcaatgggtgaagtgtcttgcccaaggacacaacaaccgagactgtccaagctggggctcgaaccggcaaccttccgattacaaggcgaactcccaactcttgagccacgatcgcccgtaTGAATTATGAATTTTTTTAGTGAAGAATAGCATTAGAGAGTCGCAGAAGTTAGATGAGTAGAGATGAGCGGGCAGAGAATCAGGTGGCCTGTTGAAGGAGCTGAATAATGAGAATAGGGTCTTGGTGGAGTCCTCTCATGAACAGATAGTGGTAGAATAATAGGCAGATTTGGTTTGACTGATACATTCCTGATAAAACAGAACATGATTATTAAACATATCCTTATGAATAGTAAGGCCAGTTTTCTTGTAAAGACGTTCAAGCCGTCGGCCTTTAGCTTTCAATAATCGGAGTTCGGGGGTGTACCAGGGTGCAGAGCGGGAAAAGAGTacagttctgtttttttgtggaGCAAGAGAATTCAAAATACTACTGAGGCTATGATTATAATTAAATACTAGATCATCTTGAATTGTTAAGAGACAAGCAGCTAGAGAGCAGAAGAAATGATATCGAGATTTATATTCTTGATATTGTGGAAAGAAATAATATGAGGATTGTTAATTATGGAGAAAGTCATGTGAACATTAAAGGAGAGAAGTAGATGATCAGAGATTGGCAGCTCGTCAGCTGTGCAGTTGGAGGGGGTAAGTCCAGAACAACAGACTAGGTCCAAAGTATGGCCCTTAGTGTGGGTAGGGaagtttttgtattgtttaagGCTGAAGCTATCAAAGCAGGATAAAAGGTCTTTGGTAAGAGGATGATCGCAGTTATCCACATGGACGTTGAAGTCACCCAGCAATATTATATTAGGGGAAACAGTAGCTAGGTTGGCCAGCAGATCAGCAAAGTCActtataaaaacagaattaaatttTGGGGGGCGGTAGATGACAGCTATGACAGTTGGGGCATGGTCAGAGAGTCAAACCACAGTCCCGTTAACTGGGAGAATTGTTGTTCCAGCCTTCGGGCCTTCTGGCTGGTGCCCGAGGGGTAGCCGCATTAATGAAAGTGGTGGTTGTTTGGGTTAGTGTAAACAACCTGCATCCAATTTTAAAGCGGATCTAATGTCCATCACTGGTCACCAGGTCTGTCAATTTCCTGTTGAAGAGGCGTGAGTACTCACAGCTGGCCCATCATCAGTCATGTCGGCAGGCCTTGTGGGGGTTGGAACAGCTGTAGTCGCTTCCTTTGTTCTTTGATAACCCAGGTCTGAGCCAGCACCGATCAGCCAGAACTCTGTTATCATGGTTCAGAATAGGTAGTTGTCATTCAATGTCTTCCTTCGAGAGTGTCGCCAGGCACACGACGCAACTAACCATCGAGTATCCAGCAGCAAATGTCTCTTCGGGACAATTGggctctctccctcccttcgttgagggaccagttgatcaaatccataatttttGAAAGATGCATCCGCCTCCCCCAGcttgtctgggggaacaccGAGGTATTCCTATATCggcaagagatataatctctccagtatGTCCTGGGTCTgacccggggcctcctcccagtggaaCATGGCCAGGACAACTCACCCAGGAGGGATCCTTGTCAGATGTCCGAACCACCTcgactggctccttttgatatggaggagcagcggctctactctgagcttcTCCCAGATGGttgaactcctcaccctatcaGTAAGGGAGAAGCCTGCCATCCTTCTGAGAAAACTAatttctgccacttgtatcAGCAAAGTAGTTCTTGAGTTCACTGCTGacgaccataggtgagggtaggaacgTAGCTCAACTGGTAAATAGAGCTTtgttttacactcagctctctcttcaccaagACAGGCTGGTACAGGCGATCAATACACCCGCAGCATCAATCTCCCTCTCCACTTACTGGTGAACAAGAATTCTCCACTTGGGGAACTCGTCCTTCAAGTCCTTTAAAAACACCCTTCAAAAAATACTCAAGGGGAAACAGTCAAATGCTTTCCataaaatacatatacactggTTGGGAAAACTCACATGCACCTTCAAGTGTGCTTGAAAGGGTAAAGAGCTGGTCGAGTGGTTTGCAATTGctgcattccgcttggcctgttggtacctgtcagctgcctcaGAAGTCTCACAGGCTAACCGAGCCCAATAGGACATCTGGTTTGGGGGTTACCACCACATCAGGCACCAACCACCATGTGCTCACAGCTCTGGGCAGTGGTTTCGGCAATGGAGGTGCTGAACATACTCTATTTGAACTCATTTCCCCCGACAGGAATGCTGTCAAAACTCTGCTAGAGTGGGAGTTGAAGATCTCACGGACCGGTGTCTCTAGAAGGAATTCCCCATGCACACTCAATATATGTTTAGGCACAGGTCTCGCCTTTTTagtgtcattattttttttgtttttcagcagatgttggtctgcaggaggttttagatgaacataagatcagtctgaggaggagatgtgtgcgtgatgaaacaggaagtagaacccTCATCAACACCATCTAcactgagctctacatcacagagggacagagtgaagaggttcatacccaacatgaggtgaggcagctggagacagcTTCCAAGATGGACGCCCTCCATGACGCTCCAATCAGGTGccaggacatctttaaagccttacCTGACCAACAGAGACCCATCAGAGTGGTTCTGACCAACGGCGTGGCTGGTGTTGGAAAAACCTTCTCAGtgcagaagttcactctggactgggcagagggcttggagaaccaacatgtcagtgtggtggttctgctttcattcagggagctgaacctgatcagagatgagcagtacagtcttctggagctgctccatgttttccatccaacattacagaaggtctcagcagagaagctggctgtctctcagcttttgttcatctttgacggcctggatgaaagcagactttcattggatttcaccaacaggaagctgctgtctgatgtcacacagaagtcatcagtcagccagctgctgacaaacctcatccaggggaatctgcttccctcggctctcgtctggataacttcccgacccacagcagccaatcagatccctcctacatgtgttgacaggctaacagaaGTACGAGGCTTCACTGAcgcccagaaggaggagtacttcaggaggaaattcagtgatgaagagctgtccagcagaatcatctcccacatgaagacatccaggagcctccacatcatgtgtagtatcccagtcttctgctggatcactgctacagttctggagcacatgttgactacagagcagagaggagagctgcccaagaccctgactgacatgtactcacacttcctgctggttcagacaaagaggaagaagaacaagtaCCACGAGGGACATGAGACGAGTCCACAGGAGCTGACGGAGGCTGACAGGGAAGTTCTTCTGAAGCTGGGGAGGCTGGCGTTTGAACATCTGGAGAAAGGAAACATCATGTTCTACCAAGAAGACCTGGAGCAGTGTGGTCTTGATGTCACGGAGGCCTCGGTGTACTCAGGAGTTTGTACAGAGATCTTCAaaagagagtgtgtgatcttccagaaaccagtctactgctttgttcatctgagcattcaggagtttctggctgcagtctacatgttccactgtttcaccagcAGGAAGACAAAGGTGCTGAGGGATTTTCTGGATATCTGGCATAATATCCCATCACTTATTGAGCTCCTTTCAGAAACCATGAGAGAATCACTGAGAAGTAAAACCGGCCACCTGGACCTGTTTGTCCGCTTCCTTCATGGCCTCTGTCTGGAATCCAACCAGAGACTCTTAGGAGGTCTGCTGGGtcagacagagaaaaacccaggaACCATCCAGAGAGTCATCAACAACCTGAAGATGATGAACAGTGATAAAATCTCTCCTGACAGAAGCATCAACATTTTTTACTGTCTGATAGAAATGAATAACCTCTCAATACATCAGGATATCCAAGAATTTTTGAAGTCAAAAAACAGATCAGAGAGACTCTTTGAGATCCACTGCTCAGCTCTGGCCCACATGCTGCAGATGTCAAAAGAGGTTCTGGATGAGTTGGACCTGCAGAAATACAACACATCAGACCAAGGACGACACAGACTGATTCCAGCTGTGAGGAACTGCAGAAAGGCTCGGTGAGTCCAGATGTGATCATTTACACCATAAATCAGTGTAGACTGgtagatttgtttttaatacgTAGACAGtacaaaatcattttcttttgttttagttttacattCAGCTTTCCTTTGGTGAAAGCAAAGCTCAGCAGTTTTTCACACGGTAAAAGGAGTATGAGGCCACTCATACTTAGGGGGTTATTGTCATTGGATCCTTAGAACATCTGGGTGGATGATGTAGATGATGGTGGTGGCTCAGTTTTTTGgtgattaaatacaaaaaatacatagATTTCTGTAATTGTTGgataacatttaaataatatgaCAGGAAAATGCAGCCatttaaagtcactttaaaTCTAGCTGAAatcaatttattttgttttatatttattagaAGGCTCAATCATGTGTTGTTGTGAATGTatttaaatgtaacattcacTGGCTGGTAAagattttgttttcatctggATGTGGGAGACTTGCTGTGTCTTTCTCTGTCAGCCACTGTGTTTGTATAGAGGTGGAGAGCAGTTACCTTATTCTGTCTCAGGCTCATAATTAGTGACATAGTGAGTGGTTCAATCTCCATGAATCactggaataataataataataatggattggatttatatagcgcttttcaaggcacccaaagcgctttacaatgccactattcattcactctcgcattcacacactggtggaggcagctacagttgtagccacagctgccctggggcagactgacagaagcgaggctgccatatcgcgccatcggcccctctggccaacatcagtaggcggtagggtaaagtctcttgcccaaggacacaacgaccaggacagagagcccagggatcgaaccggcgaccttccggttacagatacgcttcccaagcccctgagccacggtcgccccacaaacacaaactgccTACACCAACAGAAATAGCCTCTGCTACTCCAAAACTGCTCCAGATGACCTCAACAACAGAAACTGTccttgctgctcctccacacacACTTGAGCTTTTTTGCATTAATGTACACTCGGTCTGTCTTTATAACACAGATTGTATATTTTCTATAATCACAGACTGGCTCAGTGTGGACTCTCAGAGACTCACTATGAAGTTGTGGTCTCAgctctgaagtccaacccctcccatttGACAGAGCTGGACATGAGTGGAAACAAGCTGCAAGGTTCAGGCGTGAAGCTTCTGTGTGCTGGACTGGAGAGTCCAAACTGTCgactggagactctgaggtgagttcactgactgcagctgttgtttttttctatatttcagaTCTTTGATACATGTTTGAAACTTTCTTTAGTTCCTAAATGTTCAGGATGTGTCTGAAGACAAATGTGAAGAAGTTTgagtgctttcagaaatgttGTCTCTTGCCAAATGACTGAacaacagtttttccttttggctCCAAATAGAAGTGACAGGCTATTATGAGGATTTTGATCTCACtcaattaaacatttaaaacattccgctttgtttttcaaattttacTCCACTCAGCCATTTAAACTAATTGTCGTTCAGaaatcataaaaaatgaaactaaatattGAAGCTCACTATTTCTATTATTGCTGGAGAAGCAACATGTTCATTCAGTATCAGCTTTTATATTCTCAATTTTCTGCTGTGAACACATTATGAATACTGAATGACTTCAAACAGGAAGTCAATTTGTTAAGCTGAtaccttttacatttttattcagattGGAGAAATGCAGTTTGTCAGatatcagctgtgattatctggcctCTGCtttgaagtccaacccctcccatctgaaaCATCTGGACTTGAGTCTTAACATGATGCAAGATTCAGGATTGGAGCGGCTATGTGGTTTTCTGGAGGATCCACACGGGGGACTGCAGACTCTGAGGTTAGGCGCCACGTTTTTATGATATGCAAATCCAGAGAACTTAAATTTTCAGTTCTATGGATTTAACAGAATTTTATCTTACTGTAGTAGTAAGTCATTACCAGTTTACTGGGTAAGAAGCAATTAACATTAATCACACACCAGTCAAAACACCCAAAAGTTCATTTTAACTCTCAAGAACTTATTGACATTTAATGAACAGCATAGATGTCCTGCCAGTGTCAGTGTGTCTCTCCCTGCAAagtctttggggttttttctcttacaaaatattttataagtaagtaaagttGATTTATTAAGTGCTTTTCATACACAGGTAGTCACAAAGCTCTGTGCAAggttaaaataaacagaacGTAAAGTACCAAAACAGACAAtacaatgtaaataaaaaataaaaataacaacaacaacaaaattgcTCAACAGAAGGCTTGTTAAAATAGAAAAGTTTTAAAGGATTCCACAGAGTCCACCAAATGTAGCTGTGGTCGTAGACTTCCGGTGCCCGAAGCCAGACTCAATAACCAATGTACTTTAAAAGAACCGATCAAAAGACTTGTTCCAAGGTCTCACCAAACTCCTAGTACACCTGAGTTTTGGCATCAGCCGCTGCCAAAGCTGCACTCTGCCTGGCCTGATGgtacctgtcagctgcctctgaTAACAGATAACACTCCTGTATGTATAATGTGTAGGTACAAAAATACTTTAGTCTATTTGGTGTAGATTAAACTTGCTCAGAATCATCAGATTGAGTATGTAGACTGAATGACCCAGAGGTGTACTGAGGAGTACAAGGTGAACAGGAATAGAGACAGCATATAGTCCATTGTTGAGCTCCTGTATAAGAATTAGATAACTTTATTAATCTCTAAGGAAATTATATAGTTACAGTCACTCTAGGGCAGGGGTCTCAAACAAACGGGCCATTTGCGGCCCACGTCACCTCTGCTTGCGGCCGGCATATAGATGTGAAGAagaatttttttcaaaaaatgatttaatacgACGGCAGAGTGTTACAAGCATGGCCCTTTAAGACTGTAGCCTGGTGGGcggtgtagtccgtgctgcagggagaacatGTGGGACCGCCCCtcccgctgtgtgtgtgtgagggagggagaaaaatggAAAGTCGAAAAGTACGAGGTGctaccgagcagaaacgggagatggAAGCAGAGCCTGAccagcccagttgtaagtaagctgttaagactcgactgtacaccgtgttcgtgttttcctccgaaacaatcaAGTTCtgctggagcagcctttcaacgcctctctctgtctctcgctagcaaagttgacccagacagtAAAGCTAGTTcccggctacgagcccgacacagaacccgaagtattagccagaggtctccTTACCACGGTTCGGAGCCACGGACCTGGCCAAGGTAACAAGGGAGTGCAAACATGTTGAGggctgtgttagttcagtgagagatttatttgtaaagaaaacaattttcactTGCCGTCGAAAACTAATGTGTACGCTTAtgcctgcatttttattttgttaaatacaaacaaaattgtagcagaagtgctgccacgtgtctggccagaaagagctgtttatttggtagttcaatgaAACTACTGTACTATACCGCTGAGTGACTGTCTTCTGCttgtcaaatacatttcattgcattttcattgcagttaagagtgagaaaaaaaattgcgTTCATGTTTGAAATTTTGTCTTGTTACACAGTATttggaattaaataaaacaaacaaaacactacattttaggaaatattagtgggtgttttcttgtttgttttttgtactacttgaacactaaagtggCCCTCCAATGAGATGACAGTGCCAGAATTGGCCTGCGGCTCAtttgagtttgagacccctgctctAGGGcaataacagtaacagactgaactgaattaaacaaTATAATATATTACAGACTTTAGAAAGATATAAGAAATAGctctaatatatacaaatggcTCAATTatagatccatccatccattctcttccacttatccttgtcAGGCTCGCacggggggctggagcctatcccagctaccatagggcgagaggcggggcacaccctggacagatcaccagtctgtcacagggaaACACATTTAACCGTTCACACTCAAATTCATAACTATGAACAATTTAGAGTTACCAGTCAACTCAGCTGGGAAGCTGAGGTAACCAGAGAGAATGCAAACTGGGCCAAATATaccatatacacatacacaaatatataaatacagattaTACAatagggataaatagaataaacaggAATAAGAATACCatggaattgcacatttcaacttttgtgAGTCTATTACACCGTTGAAtgttaaaagagagagagagagagagagaaaatatatataaatatgtaaaacataTTGCACAGTGACAAAGGCACTACACATtagttgttccctcctttgtccccctgtttcccctccctctcccctccagagaggagttaaacagtttgatggcgtgtgggacaaaggagtttttaagtctgttggtcGTTgacttggggagaagcaacctgtcactgaacagactcctctggttgtttatggccatATGCAGatgatgcccagcattgtccataatgtccaacAGGTTCTTTATTGTAGTAGGCCACGAGATGACAGACTTCTGAGCATCACGTCTGTCCTGAAGATTGTCTCCTTGGCATCTTTGCTTAGGGCTTGTTATTGTGCTGCCATCACCAGAACCTCTGTGTTGTCTTTTTCTAGCCACTATTAGGCTTAGGCTATATGTGTCTGGTTCATaataaattacattaattaGAGTCTCACTGTTGGACACATTGCATCATATAATCTGAAAAACAGTGAAACCCTCAATGATTTAAACCAGAAACTGTCGAataagcttttttcttttcctctttataCAGACTGGAGTGGTGCAGTTTGTCACAGGTCAGCTGTTATTATCTGGCCTCAGCtatgaagtccaacccctcccatgtGAAACATCTGGTCCTGAGGGGAAACAACCTGCAGGATTTAGGAGTGAAGcagctgtgtggtttcctggagagtcccCGCTGTAGACTGGAAACACTGAGGTCAGACGCTATGTTTTAGTTATGTTAAAGAGGCTGCAGACATTAGGctgatattaataataaaataataatggattgcatttatatagcacttttcgagaccctcaaagcgctttacaattccactattcattcacacactggtggaggcagctacagttgtagccacagctgccctgggacagactgacagaagcgaggctgccatcggcccctctggccatcaccagtaggcagtaggtgaagtgtcttgcccaaggacacaacgactgagactgtccgagtcggggctcaaaccggcaaccttccgattacaagacgaactgccaactcttgagccacgatcggcgATCGCAGTATTATACTGATCTACAATCAGGATCTTCATTGTGCACTCTTCTTGTTTTTAGGTTcagtcagtatctggtgtggcCACCATTTGCCTCACACAGTGTAAAACCGTTGCATAGAGTTGATCAGGTTGTTGATTGTGGGCTGTGGAACATTGGTCCACTCCTCTTCAATagctgagtgattttgcagaataTTGGCAGGAACTGGAACATGCTGTCATATACCCCGGATCCAGAGCATCCCAAACATATTCGATACTTCCAAATATTGTGTACAGATCCTTGCAATATGGGGCTGTGCATTATCATCCGGCAACATGACGGTTGTGGATGAATGGCACAACAATGGGCCTCGGGATCTTGTCACGGTATCGCTGTGCATTTA is a genomic window of Astatotilapia calliptera chromosome 9, fAstCal1.2, whole genome shotgun sequence containing:
- the LOC113029525 gene encoding protein NLRC3-like, giving the protein MMEEEEGRGESADLSPGEKKMKEQLSCCALCQDVLKDPVSTSCGHWFCRQCISSYWDQSASSGDSSCPQCGERSRAGLQTASQSSCAQTDVGLQEVLDKHKISLRRRCERVTEGSDETGSRTLLNTIYTELYITEGQSEEVHTQHEVRQLETASKMDALHDAPIRCQDIFKALPDQQRPIRVVLTNGVAGVGKTFSVQKFTLDWAEGLENQHVSVVVLLSFRELNLIRDEQYSLLELLHVFHPTLQKVSAEKLAVSQLLFIFDGLDESRLSLDFTNRKLLSDVTQKSSVSQLLTNLIQGNLLPSALVWITSRPTAANQIPPTCVDRLTEVRGFTDAQKEEYFRRKFSDEELSSRIISHMKTSRSLHIMCSIPVFCWITATVLEHMLTTEQRGELPKTLTDMYSHFLLVQTKRKKNKYHEGHETSPQELTEADREVLLKLGRLAFEHLEKGNIMFYQEDLEQCGLDVTEASVYSGVCTEIFKRECVIFQKPVYCFVHLSIQEFLAAVYMFHCFTSRKTKVLRDFLDIWHNIPSLIELLSETMRESLRSKTGHLDLFVRFLHGLCLESNQRLLGGLLGQTEKNPGTIQRVINNLKMMNSDKISPDRSINIFYCLIEMNNLSIHQDIQEFLKSKNRSERLFEIHCSALAHMLQMSKEVLDELDLQKYNTSDQGRHRLIPAVRNCRKARLAQCGLSETHYEVVVSALKSNPSHLTELDMSGNKLQGSGVKLLCAGLESPNCRLETLRLEKCSLSDISCDYLASALKSNPSHLKHLDLSLNMMQDSGLERLCGFLEDPHGGLQTLRLEWCSLSQVSCYYLASAMKSNPSHVKHLVLRGNNLQDLGVKQLCGFLESPRCRLETLRLSICSLSQISCVYLTSALKSNPSHLKHLDLCHNYKLQDSGVKQLCGFLQSPYCRLETLRLEYCFISAVGCEYLHSALTFNPTHLRELELRGNNLQHLHVKRLSDLVENSHYSLETLRWRR